In Caproicibacterium amylolyticum, a genomic segment contains:
- a CDS encoding DNA adenine methylase, producing the protein MNSIISWIGGKKALRDQIYQRMPIQIGRYVEVFGGGGWVLFGRRPDSAMEVYNDFNANLVNLFRCVRDRPFALLKELNFLPLNGRDEFGVLKRYLEKEEFTSPYLKEELEIAERYLAPPEYEEIKPILLENATMNDVKRAAAFYKLVRLSYGSGCTSYGCQPFDIRKTFHLLWEGSRRLRDTVIENKDFEALIRQYERDDAFYYCDPPYYQTEGHYAVAFGLEDHYRLRDTLASCKGKWLVSYNDCAFIRELYHDFQIEAVSRLSNLAQRYDGGCEYAEVLIANYDTSEKLRELPVQMNLFGSSDAGLFCYAKA; encoded by the coding sequence GTGAACAGCATCATCAGCTGGATCGGCGGGAAGAAAGCTCTGCGCGACCAGATCTACCAGCGGATGCCGATTCAGATAGGACGATATGTCGAGGTGTTCGGCGGGGGCGGCTGGGTGTTGTTCGGACGAAGGCCCGACTCCGCTATGGAGGTGTATAACGACTTCAATGCCAATCTTGTCAACCTTTTTCGCTGCGTCCGCGACCGCCCGTTCGCGCTTCTGAAGGAATTGAACTTTCTGCCCCTTAACGGGCGGGACGAATTCGGCGTCCTCAAAAGATACCTCGAAAAAGAGGAATTCACCAGCCCTTACCTGAAAGAGGAACTGGAGATCGCCGAGCGTTACCTGGCTCCTCCGGAGTATGAGGAAATCAAGCCGATCCTGCTCGAAAACGCAACGATGAATGACGTCAAGCGGGCCGCGGCCTTTTACAAACTCGTCCGCCTGAGCTACGGCAGCGGCTGCACCAGCTACGGCTGCCAGCCCTTCGATATCCGCAAGACCTTCCATTTGTTGTGGGAAGGCAGCCGGAGGCTCCGCGACACGGTTATAGAGAACAAAGACTTTGAGGCCCTCATCCGGCAGTACGAGCGGGATGACGCCTTCTATTACTGCGACCCGCCGTATTACCAGACGGAAGGTCATTACGCCGTGGCGTTTGGCCTCGAGGACCATTACCGTCTGCGGGACACGCTCGCTTCCTGCAAGGGGAAATGGCTGGTGAGCTATAACGACTGCGCATTCATCCGTGAGCTCTACCATGACTTTCAGATCGAGGCGGTCAGCCGCCTGAGCAACCTTGCCCAGCGGTATGACGGCGGCTGCGAATACGCCGAAGTCCTTATCGCCAACTATGACACCAGTGAAAAACTGCGCGAACTGCCGGTGCAGATGAATCTCTTCGGTTCGTCCGACGCCGGCCTTTTTTGCTATGCAAAAGCATAG